The genomic interval ACAGGGATAACCATTGCAGCTCCATATAGGGTTGCAAAACAGGCGATGAACGACAGATAGAAAGATCTGGACAGTGCGCCAGCCGCAGCTATTACCATACCAGTCCAGAATATTTTTTCCGGTAAAATATGACCATAGTGTGTGTATACCTGCCATGAAATCAGCATGGTTCCAGTTGCCGCAATGGTTTCTAATATCGGCGAAAATTTGTTGCCGTTCATAAGCTGCATAACAGCGCGCGGAATTAAAAAACACGAATAGACGCAAAGGCTGAGTGAAAATGGGAATATGTAGAAGAAAGCTTCAGTCATGTATGGATAATCAGGGTTCGGGTGCAACATATTAGCAAGGAATCCCTGAAAATAAGCATAAAATAAAAAAGCTCCAATCAAAGTTGCTATGCTTGTCCATAAAATGGCCGATGGAACTTTTCGGTGCGGTTTGAGTGCAAATTTTTTAGCTACATAAAGCGGTAAGGCTACTCCGAATATGGCTAAGTGACCCAGGCAGAAGTATAATAGTGTTGGATCTTTTAATCTGGTTGCAAATCTATATCCTATCATTTCAGGCCAGTTACCTAAAAAGTGATCTAAAAATGACGGTAATTCAATCATAGTAAAAAGGTAGGCCGCATACATAATAATGGTTGTAAGGGCTAAAGCGCATTTTTTTTTCATGGGGATTAACTGCCTTATTTGAGAAATATTGGCAATAAAAATGATAAAATTGCTATTCATTCCTAGCTATGGAGAGGCAGTTCTTTATAAATTGTTATATTTATAGTTTGATTTTTTCCACTGACAGGATATCTTCAAAAGTATGACACCTTATTACAGAAAATAAGCAAGCAATTGTTGTTAAGTTATAATTTATAAACTGAAATTTATTAAAATAATTTTAAATGGAGGGTGCTCCTGTGAGTAAGCCGGTAAAAATAATCGGGATTGTTGCAGCAAGTTTAGTTGTTGTGATTGTCGCAGCTATGGTTCTTGCTACAATTTTAATTGATCCAAATGACTATAAAGATGAAATTTCTAAAGCTGTGCTCGACAAAACAGGTCGGCAGCTAACTTTTGATGGAGATATTAAACTTTCTGTTTTTCCCTGGGTCGGAGTCACTACGGCCGGAGTTAGTCTGTCTAATGCGCCGGGGTTTTCTGAAAAAAACATGCTCAGTCTTAAATCTGCGGATGTAAGTGTTAAGTTGCTTCCTCTTCTTTCGGGGGAGGTGCAGTTGCGATCTGTTGATATTGAAGATCTTGTTTTGAATCTTATGCGTAATAAAGCCGGAGTGACTAACTGGGCTGACCTGACAGGCAAAGAGACTGTAAAGAACAGCGGCGAAAAAGTAGCTGAATCATCAGCAGATGGCGCGAAAAGTGATTTGAATATTACTTTGGGCGGGCTTAAAGTTGAAAATGCTAAAATCGTGTGGGACGACCGCAAAGAGAATGTCAGGCAAGCCGTTGACGATTGTGATATCAGTATAGACGGATTTGTCCCCGGTAAACCGTTTAATTTTAAAGTACACGTTCTTCTTTCTTCCACAAAGCCTGAGATTGTGGCGGATACCAACACGTCAGGAACAGCAACGCTGTCTTCTGACTTTAAAGCTTTAGCTATTAAAGATCTTAAAGTTCTTGTGGATGCCAAAGGCGCAGCTGTTCCGGGTGGAAAAGGTCAGGTGTCGCTTTCAGGTGGTGCCGCTCTCAACCTTGTTGCAGGAACTGCGGATATTTCGAACCTTGTTCTTGAAACTTACGGCATGAAAGCCGAAGGAACCTTTAAAGGATCCGGCATCGGCAGCGACAAGCTCAAGTTTACCGGAGATCTTAATATCCCGGGATTCAACCTGAAGAGTACTCTTGAGCAGATGGCTATGGGAGTTAAAACTTCCAGTGATTCAGCTTTAACGGCCGTGGGCCTTAATCTGTCTCTGGATGGAACGGCAAAGTCCGTTGCTATTTCAAATTTATTGGTCAATCTGGATGAAACAACTCTTAAGGGAGCAGCCTCATTTGCCAACCCAGACCGTCCTGATATCACGTTAGCCTTAGATGTAGATAAGCTTAATATTGATAGCTATCTGCCACCATCCGAATCCGGTAAATCTGCCAAAGTAGAAACGAAAGAGACGAGTGGAGTGAAATCTGAAGGAAAAGAGGAATTATTTCCTGTTGAATTTTTACGTAAGCTGACTTTGAAAGCTGATCTCAGTGTTAAGCAGCTGATTGCCGGAAAGGCTAATTTAACAGATGTTATTATTGTTGCCAGAGCTAAAGATGGAATCCTGAATATTAAACCATTGTCACTTAATGCAGCAAAAGGTGCTTTTACCTCTGCAGCAGTTTTAAATGTCGCAGGCAATGTTCCGACAATGACATTTGCCGGGGCTCTTACCGGACTTGATGGAGAGGCTTTATCTCAAGAAATGACAGGTAAAGACAGCTTTTCCGGTAAGATGGGTTTTAATACCAACCTTGCAAGCAAAGGGAACGATATTAAAACGATTATTGCTAATCTCGATGGAAATCTAGGGTTCAAAGTTATGGACGGGTATGTATCCGGATTTGATATTCTGTTTTTAGCAGGAGATGCATTCTCAATTCTCACAGGTGGAGTAATTGGAAGTAGAAATAATAACAGAACAGAATTTGGAGAAGTTTCGGCAACTGCAAAGATCAATAACGGTGTTGCTGTTAATGATGATTTGGTTCTTAAGTCGCCTTTACTACGCGGAGACGGGGCAGGTAAAATGGATCTGAATAAGATGATCTTAGATTATGCGCTTGATACGAAAATTGTAGGATCTTTTGAGGGTCAAGGTGGTAAAAGCAGTAAAGATCTTGTCGGTCTGACTGTTCCGATTAATATTACCGGCCCTGTTGCAGATCCTTCTATTATGGTTGACTTGCCAAAGTTTGCAATTGTTCTTGCAAAGTCCGGTTTCAGTATTGTTGGAAATGTTCTTAAAGGAGTCGGCGGAGCGCTTGAAGGTTTTGAGAAGACTCTTACCGGTAAGGGCGCTCAAAAAGGTACAGCTGATCCTGACAAAAATCCTGTAAAAGAAATCGGCAATGCCATAAAAGGTTTATTTTAATTAGTATGTTGTACTTAATTTATTAAAATCATGTTAAGTAATCTTCTTTTATGTTTATGATTTTTAATGTTTTTAAATAATTAAATTAATGGGTTGTCTTTATTATAAGGACAACCCATTAATTTTCTAATTACCTCCGACAGTGTCTGGCAGTTGCTGACGGTGTGAAATTATAACTTCACCGCTAAGCATATAAAAATCGGAGAGATGGAATGAAAGAAAATTTGTTATATGAGGCTATGGTCCGCGAGATGAATAGTGTTCAGCTTGGAAATAAAACACCGGAGAAGGCTGCATTAAGTGTTCTCAGAGAGTTTGCAAACGATAGAGTGTATATTTCGACTCGTTTTGTTGAGTATGCCAAGCTGACCGAAAAAATTGTCCGCCTTAAAGATTATGGTGTGGAAAACGCCGATATTGCGGATAGACTGGGGATTTCGCAAAGACACGTAAGGAGGATATATTCAAGCATGGCTAATTAATTCTTGTTGGTTTAGATGATCTTTTAACTATTATTAAAATTTTTATTTCTAAAAGTAAAAACCGCCCTCTGGATAATCCAGAGGGCGGTTTTTACGTGGAATATATATAAAAAGACAGGGGTGATTAATTCCAATCAAGAATAACTTTACCGGACTGTCCTGTACGCATTATGTCAAAACCTTTTTGGAAGTCGTCAATTTTGAAACGATGAGTGATTACTGGAGTGACATCGAGATTTGATTGAAGCATGGATGACATTTTGTACCATGTTTCAAACATTTCGCGGCCGTAAATACCTTTAAGCTTAAGGCCCTTGAAAACAATTTTGTTCCAGTCGATTTGTGTTTCTTCAGGAAGAATAGCCAGAAGTGCAACGTGGCCGCCATTGTTCATTTTATCCAGCATTTCTGTGAAAGCAGCAGGACTGCCGGACATTTCTAAACCCACGTCAAAACCTTCGACCATTTTAAGATCAGTCATCACGTCTTTCAGCTTTTCTCTTGT from Desulfovibrio gilichinskyi carries:
- a CDS encoding AsmA family protein, whose amino-acid sequence is MSKPVKIIGIVAASLVVVIVAAMVLATILIDPNDYKDEISKAVLDKTGRQLTFDGDIKLSVFPWVGVTTAGVSLSNAPGFSEKNMLSLKSADVSVKLLPLLSGEVQLRSVDIEDLVLNLMRNKAGVTNWADLTGKETVKNSGEKVAESSADGAKSDLNITLGGLKVENAKIVWDDRKENVRQAVDDCDISIDGFVPGKPFNFKVHVLLSSTKPEIVADTNTSGTATLSSDFKALAIKDLKVLVDAKGAAVPGGKGQVSLSGGAALNLVAGTADISNLVLETYGMKAEGTFKGSGIGSDKLKFTGDLNIPGFNLKSTLEQMAMGVKTSSDSALTAVGLNLSLDGTAKSVAISNLLVNLDETTLKGAASFANPDRPDITLALDVDKLNIDSYLPPSESGKSAKVETKETSGVKSEGKEELFPVEFLRKLTLKADLSVKQLIAGKANLTDVIIVARAKDGILNIKPLSLNAAKGAFTSAAVLNVAGNVPTMTFAGALTGLDGEALSQEMTGKDSFSGKMGFNTNLASKGNDIKTIIANLDGNLGFKVMDGYVSGFDILFLAGDAFSILTGGVIGSRNNNRTEFGEVSATAKINNGVAVNDDLVLKSPLLRGDGAGKMDLNKMILDYALDTKIVGSFEGQGGKSSKDLVGLTVPINITGPVADPSIMVDLPKFAIVLAKSGFSIVGNVLKGVGGALEGFEKTLTGKGAQKGTADPDKNPVKEIGNAIKGLF